Proteins from one Candida orthopsilosis Co 90-125, chromosome 2 draft sequence genomic window:
- a CDS encoding Sap8 secreted aspartyl proteinase: MIAIITLTRQVLLTLALALLARGAAIPEDVAKRDDNPGFISLDFDVLRKPLNLTQALLHQKRDSISLSLINEGPSYAAKVAVGSNKQQQTVIIDTGSSDFWVVDSNAQCEQNVDCTSSGTFNPSSSSSYQSLGADFAIQYGDGSTSEGTWGKDTVTINGVSITGQQLADVTQTSVDQGILGIGYTSNEAVTDTSGQRTIQNYDNVPVTLKKQGKIKTNAYSLYLNSPTAETGTIIFGGVDNAKYSGSLISEQVTSSNQLTISLPSVSLKGSSYSFGQGALLDSGTTLTYFPSSFAAKLAKQAGAYLVQVSRDESLYFIDCNTDTSGSTTFSFGNGAKITVPNSEYVYQNGDGTCLWGIQATNQAILGDNFLRHAYLLYNLDANTISIAQVKYTTDSSISAV; this comes from the coding sequence ATGATTGCCATTATTACCTTAACTCGTCAAGTTTTACTTACCCTCGCATTGGCTTTACTTGCGCGAGGTGCTGCTATCCCAGAAGATGTCGCTAAGAGAGATGACAATCCTGGTTTCATTTCTTTGGACTTTGACGTTCTTAGAAAaccattgaatttgaccCAAGCGCTTCTCCACCAGAAAAGAGATTCTATTTCCTTGTCTTTGATCAACGAAGGTCCATCATACGCCGCTAAGGTTGCAGTTGGCTCCaacaagcaacaacaaactgTTATTATTGACACTGGCTCAAGTGATTTCTGGGTTGTTGATTCGAATGCCCAATGTGAACAGAATGTTGATTGCACAAGCTCAGGTACATTCAATccatcttcttcctcttcctaCCAAAGTTTGGGAGCTGACTTTGCTATTCAATATGGTGATGGATCTACATCAGAGGGAACTTGGGGTAAAGACACTGTCACGATTAACGGAGTGTCAATCACTGGACAGCAGTTGGCGGATGTTACCCAAACCTCGGTCGATCAGGGTATTTTAGGTATTGGCTACACCAGTAATGAAGCTGTGACTGATACTTCTGGTCAACGTACCATTCAAAACTACGATAATGTCCCTGTAactttgaagaaacaagGTAAGATCAAGACCAATGCTTACTCGTTGTATTTGAACTCTCCCACAGCAGAAACAGGTACAATcatttttggtggtgttgataATGCTAAATACTCAGGTCTGTTGATTTCTGAACAAGTGACCCtgtcaaatcaattgaccATCTCACTTCCATCAGTCAGCTTGAAGGGttcatcatattcattTGGACAAGGCGCTTTGTTAGACTCAGGAACTACCCTTACTTATTTCCCAAGTTCGTTTGCAGCAAAACTTGCAAAACAAGCTGGAGCTTACCTCGTTCAAGTGTCCAGAGATGAGTCATTGTATTTCATTGATTGCAACACAGACACTTCTGGCTCAACTACTTTtagttttggaaatgggGCAAAGATTACTGTACCAAATTCAGAATATGTCTACCAAAATGGTGATGGTACTTGTCTTTGGGGTATTCAAGCAACCAATCAAGCTATTTTAGGTGACAATTTCTTGAGACACGCATATCTCCTTTACAACTTGGATGCTAacacaatttcaattgctcAGGTCAAGTACACTACTGACTCTAGTATTTCTGCAGTTTGA
- a CDS encoding Sap9 secreted aspartyl proteinase: protein MKFINNVSLTASLLSLIPFISAAATPDNISSPQGSFKIGFNVRRGSSKENLSPADDQKPRFVKRADGDGSFNLELINEQTFYLAELHIGSNKDKNQVLVDTGSSDLWVMSHDLKCVSASSSSSSGSSSKKKKRDPKNVFGYGTGTGVKFPFEEDQEEPKQSREDHVEEEQKRETPSKSENVGEDANKRADSYYTTIYLSELPDGTNFPAPGGGGIGSGSSSSGGSGSGSNTCTSYGSFNTGNSDTFKRNDTDSFQIQYADGTYAKGIWGYDTVRMGNISVPDLSFAIANETSSDIGVLGIGLPGLETTTSYGYMYENLPIKMKSDGIIKRVLFSLYLDQADADSGSLLFGAIDHAKYEGSLETIPMLKTYRQIDYPVRFEVEVSNITLNNNQGVTANVMTDSVGAVLDSGSTLSYLYSEQIQAVGEALQGRYSSSAGAYIVDCRFLETNSTLDIQFSGKTIKVPVSDLVLQASRSTCYLGLFEQSSSSSYILFGDNVLRSAYIVYDLEEYEVHIGQVYYTDDEDIEVVDGSVTTGGGQNSTRVGGGSGSSSSSSSSNKNGALSAFNLSWSFVLVGLLVSMGSTL from the coding sequence ATGAAGTTTATAAACAATGTTTCCCTCACAGCCTCGTTGCTATCTTTGATACCCTTCATTTCAGCTGCTGCTACTCCAGACAACATATCTTCCCCACAAGGTAGTTTCAAGATAGGCTTCAATGTCAGAAGAGGGTCATCCAAAGAGAATTTATCCCCCGCTGATGATCAAAAACCAAGATTTGTTAAACGTGCCGATGGGGATGGATCATTCAATTtagaattgatcaatgagCAAACTTTTTATTTAGCTGAATTGCATATTGGATCAAACAAGGACAAGAACCAAGTACTTGTTGATACTGGAAGTTCAGATCTTTGGGTTATGTCCCATGATCTTAAGTGTGTTAGTGCGAGTAGCAGCTCGTCCTCGGGATCTAGTtcgaaaaagaagaaaagagatCCCAAAAATGTATTTGGATATGGCACTGGTACTGGAGTGAAGTTCCCATTTGAAGAAGACCAAGAGGAACCCAAACAATCAAGAGAAGACcatgttgaagaagaacagAAAAGAGAAACTCCATCAAAATCAGAAAATGTTGGCGAAGATGCCAATAAACGTGCTGATAGTTACTATACTACAATCTATCTTTCTGAATTACCAGACGGAACTAACTTTCCAGCACCAGGCGGTGGTGGTATAGGCTCAGGTTCAAGTTCTTCTGGTGGATCTGGCTCTGGTTCAAACACTTGTACATCATATGGTTCATTCAATACTGGAAACTCGGACACTTTTAAACGTAATGACACTGActcatttcaaattcaatatgCTGATGGAACTTATGCTAAAGGTATTTGGGGTTACGATACTGTCAGAATGGGTAATATCTCAGTACCTGATTTAAGCTTTGCCATTGCTAATGAGACTTCTAGTGATATTGGTGTATTGGGTATTGGATTGCCTGGATTGGAGACGACCACTTCGTATGGATACATGTATGAAAATTTACCAATCAAGATGAAATCAGATGGAATTATTAAACgggttttgttttcattatACTTGGACCAAGCTGATGCTGATAGCGGATCTCTTTTATTTGGTGCTATTGATCATGCTAAATATGAAGGTTCTTTGGAAACTATCCCCATGTTGAAAACTTATAGACAAATTGATTATCCTGTTagatttgaagttgaagttaGTAACATTACattaaacaacaaccagGGGGTTACAGCAAACGTAATGACTGATTCGGTTGGTGCTGTATTAGACTCTGGTTCAACATTGTCTTACTTGTACTCGGAACAAATTCAAGCTGTTGGTGAAGCACTCCAAGGTAGATACTCAAGTAGTGCCGGTGCatacattgttgattgtcGATTCTTGGAAACTAATTCAACTTTGGATATTCAATTTAGTGGAAAGACAATTAAAGTCCCAGTATCGGATTTAGTTTTACAAGCAAGTAGATCAACTTGTTATTTGGGTCTTTTTGAGCAATCATCAAGTTCTTCATATATCTTATTTGGAGACAATGTGTTACGAAGTGCTTATATAGTTTACGATTTGGAGGAATATGAGGTACACATTGGTCAAGTTTATTAcactgatgatgaagatattgaagttgttgatggaaGTGTGACTACTGGAGGAGGACAAAATTCAACGAGAGTCGGTGGAGGTAGTGGGTCTAGctcatcatcgtcatcaagTAACAAGAATGGCGCATTGTCGGCGTTTAACTTGTCATGGTCTTTTGTACTTGTTGGATTATTGGTTTCTATGGGTAGTACGTTATAG
- a CDS encoding Met13 methionine biosynthesis protein, producing the protein MKITDKLNQAHVGIANPPPATFSFEFFVPKTAQGVQNLYDRMDRMYDLNPIFIDITWNAGGRSSTLTNEMVYTAQSTLGLETCMHLTCTNMQVELIDEALDKAYKSGCQNILALRGDPPLDGSESTGDFKYAKDLVRYIRKRYGDHFNIGVAAYPEGQPEEEDEVKTLHYLKEKCDEGADFIITQMFYDVDNFISWCEKLRKIGIEIPIIPGIMPISTYAAFIRRANWSQIKIPQHFLDALDPIKDDDYLVREKGTELVSDMCNKLIESGYVNHLHFYTMNLEKSTVMALEKLNLIEAVKSHEVVGGTELPWRKSLHPERSKESIRPIFWQNRKYSYISRTATWDEFPNGRWGDSRSPAFGDIDLCASELLRQSPKRALELWGVPQNLKQLSDLVVSYLSGELKSLPWSDGAVGEDTKVIVDDLINLNKRGLLTMNSQPALNSVKSSEKVFGWGPKNGYVYQKQYLEFICHKDVVDKLLTRIYDFNKSQGDASSSIISYYAVDLSGNLQTNCKPDDINAVTWGVFPGEEILQPTIVEQTSFLAWKDEVYRLFSEWNKVLSSNLVDIDDESKLHNFTHLMNEVGHDFVLCNLVNNDFIDSNSTLFNLIYDLNLPELS; encoded by the coding sequence ATGAAGATCACGGATAAGCTTAATCAGGCTCATGTTGGTATAGCAAACCCACCACCAGCAACGTTTTCGTTTGAGTTCTTCGTTCCCAAGACGGCACAAGGTGTGCAGAACTTATACGATAGAATGGATAGAATGTATGACTTGAACCCCATCTTTATTGATATCACTTGGAATGCGGGTGGTCGTTCATCAACATTAACTAATGAGATGGTGTACACTGCACAAAGTACCTTAGGTTTAGAAACGTGTATGCATTTAACCTGTACTAACATGCAggttgaattgattgatgaagcgTTGGACAAGGCTTACAAATCAGGATGTCAAAACATTTTGGCATTAAGAGGTGACCCTCCATTGGATGGTAGTGAGTCTACtggtgatttcaaatatgcaaaagatttggTTAGGTATATTCGTAAAAGATATGGCGACCATTTCAATATTGGAGTAGCAGCTTATCCAGAAGGACAaccagaagaagaagatgaagtaaAAACATTACACTACTTGAAAGAGAAATGTGATGAAGGAGCtgatttcatcattacTCAAATGTTCtatgatgttgataattttaTCTCTTGGTGTGAGAAATTGCGCAAAATTGGTATTGAAATCCCCATTATCCCTGGTATTATGCCTATTTCGACTTATGCTGCATTCATCAGAAGAGCTAATTGGTCACAAATCAAGATCCCACAACATTTCCTTGACGCATTAGACCCAatcaaagatgatgattacTTGGTTAGAGAAAAGGGAACTGAATTGGTTAGTGACATGTGTAATAAACTCATTGAATCTGGTTATGTCAACCATTTACACTTCTACACCATGAATTTAGAGAAATCTACAGTTATGGCTTTGGAAAAACTAAATCTTATTGAAGCCGTCAAATCTCACGAAGTTGTTGGAGGTACCGAATTACCTTGGAGAAAATCATTACACCCCGAAAGATCCAAAGAATCAATCCGTCCTATTTTCTGGCAAAATAGAAAATACTCCTACATTTCCCGAACTGCTACTTGGGATGAATTTCCCAATGGTAGATGGGGTGATTCTCGATCACCTGCTTTTGGTGATATTGACCTTTGTGCATCGGAATTATTGAGACAATCACCTAAACGAGCATTGGAATTATGGGGTGTACCACaaaatttaaaacaattgagtGATTTGGTGGTTTCTTACTTGTCTGGAGAGTTAAAATCATTGCCTTGGTCTGATGGAGCAGTTGGTGAAGATACAAAagtcattgttgatgatttaatcaatttgaacaaacGTGGTTTATTGACCATGAATTCTCAGCCAGCCTTAAATTCGGTGAAATCGTCGGAAAAGGTGTTTGGTTGGGGACCTAAGAATGGTTATGTTTaccaaaaacaatactTGGAATTCATTTGTCATAAAGACGTAGTGgataaattgttgacaCGTATTTACgacttcaacaaatctcAAGGTGATGCATCAAGTTCAATAATTTCATATTATGCCGTTGACTTGTCGGGAAATTTAcaaacaaattgtaaaCCTGATGATATTAATGCTGTGACATGGGGGGTTTTCCCGGGAGAAgaaattttacaaccaacCATTGTCGAACAAACTTCATTCTTGGCTTGGAAAGATGAAGTTTATCGATTATTTTCTGAATGGAATAAAGTCttatcttcaaatttagttgatattgatgatgaatccAAATTGCACAATTTCActcatttgatgaatgaaGTGGGACATGATTTTGTCTTGTGTAATTTGGtcaacaatgattttattgattctaattcaactttgtttaatttgatttatGATTTGAACTTGCCTGAGTTGTCATAG
- a CDS encoding Clf1 protein (S. cerevisiae homolog CLF1 has DNA replication origin binding, chromatin binding and has role in DNA-dependent DNA replication initiation, cis assembly of pre-catalytic spliceosome), with translation METKHQLIVEDTTTKLLRPKQTIQDLEELYSNQQVKRKEFEQQLNKNKLNYGQWLRYARWELDHNHDFARARSIMERALGVNIEHIPFWTQYIQFELIHKNINHARNLLERGTSVLPKVNKLWFLYVQTEEMLKNYKMVRQIFERWLTWHPGESAWDAYIYFETRYDEVENVRNIFKRYIQEFPSGKVWLKWVNYELQNNENDVEHTRAVFQSAVDSLMERNDENFPEIVAKWLSWEVKCMEYDRVKAIRKLLSDETKFGFSTDIQSAVYDAVSETEKLVGEKHAIEESITLKRKAKYKLDIERDKENYDSWWSYIDIIGQSPEKSLIRRALKDACSSVPRDTYKSDKWRKFVMLWIRFAFWEEFDNNDIDTARNVWNECLSVIPHKYFTSGKIWIGLATFELRNDKEDGLTKFRKVMGRALGQMNKIGPKRNILRYYIATERKLVEWDRVRQIYQKWLEYALVFGQNCNGIVKEYLEFESLLGETARYESILKIVFELMKNEDAAPCFDQNEMFNVAISFYTDEMKYDEIRKLYKDVVTTTPSPDNWVSFALFESTIPTADQLEQFLQSNNNAFEVEVGEEQIEKTRGIFKEAETYFKKLSDIEGRKAVLEAWSQYESIHGDEVSSKAVRQKLPKQVKKRRTVDGIEEEYLEWEFPLDTADSVSPPQPTPSINKFLANARKWAESNQ, from the coding sequence ATGGAGACAAAGCATCAGCTCATAGTTGAGGATACAACAACCAAACTTTTGCGACCCAAACAAACCATCCAGGATTTGGAAGAACTATATCTGAATCAACAGGTAAAGAGGAAGgaatttgaacaacaattgaacaagaacaaattaAATTATGGTCAATGGCTACGATATGCGAGATGGGAACTTGATCATAATCATGATTTTGCAAGAGCAAGATCAATCATGGAAAGGGCACTCGGCGTAAATATTGAACATATACCATTTTGGACTCAATAtatacaatttgaattgatacATAAAAACATTAACCATGCTCGTAATTTGTTGGAAAGAGGTACTTCGGTACTACCCAAAGTAAATAAGCTATGGTTTTTGTATGTGCAAACTGAggaaatgttgaaaaattacaaaatggTGAGACAAATATTTGAGAGATGGTTAACTTGGCACCCTGGTGAGAGTGCGTGGGACGCATATATTtactttgaaacaagataTGACGAAGTGGAAAATGTGagaaatattttcaaaCGATACATTCAGGAGTTTCCTAGTGGAAAGGTATGGCTAAAATGGGTGAACTAtgaattgcaaaataatGAGAATGATGTAGAACATACAAGAGCAGTATTTCAATCAGCAGTGGATTCATTGATGGAGagaaatgatgaaaattttcctGAGATAGTTGCAAAATGGCTAAGTTGGGAAGTGAAATGCATGGAGTATGATCGAGTGAAAGCGATACGTAAATTACTACTGGATGAAACGAAGTTTGGCTTTTCAACGGACATACAGAGTGCTGTATATGATGCCGTGAGTGAAACCGAGAAGTTAGTCGGTGAAAAGCATGCAATAGAAGAGAGTATCACGCTAAAGAGAAAGGCAAAATATAAATTGGATATTGAGCGTGACAAGGAAAATTATGATTCTTGGTGGTCATATATAGATATAATTGGGCAAAGTCCAGAAAAGAGTCTAATACGACGAGCTCTCAAAGATGCTTGCCTGAGTGTACCACGAGATACATATAAAAGTGATAAATGGAGAAAATTTGTTATGCTTTGGATCAGATTTGCGTTTTGGGAGGAATTTGACAATAATGACATAGACACTGCTCGAAATGTGTGGAATGAGTGTTTGAGCGTAATACCACACAAATATTTTACTCTGGGTAAGATATGGATTGGATTAGCAACATTTGAACTACGAAATGATAAGGAAGATGGATTGACGAAATTTCGCAAAGTTATGGGGAGGGCCTTGGGCCAAATGAACAAGATTGGACCCAAAAGGAATATTTTGAGGTATTATATTGCCACTGAAAGGAAGCTCGTCGAGTGGGACCGAGTTCGTcagatttatcaaaaatggCTCGAGTATGCTCTAGTGTTTGGACAAAATTGTAATGGCATTGTTAAAGAGTATTTAGAATTTGAATCTTTACTTGGAGAAACTGCCCGATATGaatcaatattgaaaatcgtatttgaattgatgaagaacgAGGATGCTGCACCATgctttgatcaaaatgaaatgtTCAATGTGGCTATTTCGTTTTATACTGATGAAATGAAATACGACGAGATTCGAAAGTTGTATAAAGACGTGGTCACCACAACACCATCACCAGACAACTGGGTTTCATTTGCACTATTCGAATCCACAATCCCAACAGCTGAccaattggaacaatttcTACAATCAAATAATAATGCATTTGAGGTGGAAGTAGGagaagaacaaattgaaaaaaccAGAGGTATATTTAAAGAAGCAGAGAcgtatttcaaaaagttgagTGATATCGAGGGAAGAAAAGCAGTTTTAGAAGCTTGGTCGCAGTATGAATCAATCCATGGAGATGAAGTGAGTTCTAAAGCTGTAAGGCAAAAACTTCCCAAACAAGTGAAAAAGAGACGAACTGTGGATGGAATTGAGGAAGAATATTTGGAGTGGGAATTCCCACTTGACACCGCTGACTCGGTATCTCCTCCACAACCAACCCCTTCAATTAACAAATTTTTGGCAAATGCTAGAAAATGGGCGGAGAGCAATCAATAA
- a CDS encoding Rub1 protein (S. cerevisiae homolog RUB1 has protein tag, has role in protein neddylation and localizes to cytoplasm), giving the protein MQVKVKTLTGRDIPVDIEPQDKIIRIKEMMEEKEGISPAQQRLIFNGSQLDDDKTVQESGVQSGASLHLVLTLRGGA; this is encoded by the coding sequence ATGCAAGTGAAAGTGAAAACATTAACGGGCAGGGATATCCcagttgatattgaacCTCAAGATAAAATAATAAGAATCAAAGAAATGatggaagaaaaagaaggtaTTTCTCCAGCACAACAACGATTAATCTTTAATGGATCACAATTAGATGACGATAAAACTGTTCAAGAGTCTGGTGTGCAGTCAGGTGCTTCTTTGCATTTGGTATTGACATTGAGAGGCGGTGCTTAG
- a CDS encoding Mtq2 protein (S. cerevisiae homolog MTQ2 has protein methyltransferase activity, S-adenosylmethionine-dependent methyltransferase activity, has role in regulation of translation, peptidyl-glutamine methylation and localizes to cytoplasm, nucleus) yields the protein MLSTPITKNIDYGKVYEPSEDSFYLLDCFEEEKGYLETKFKNKVPLITEIGTGSGIVTTFILQNIIHDGIYIATDINPNACKSVLETVRYNCPTRGHLVDSSQMDLTSSIRPNTIDILIFNPPYVPASEVPEVPVTDEDTRWLDLALLGGEDGMVITWKVLNNIEHILSSDGVAYILFCARNKPDIVADIMRDRGWKVDVVINKKAGWEVLSILRFVRL from the coding sequence ATGTTATCTACACCAATTACTAAGAATATAGATTATGGTAAGGTATACGAACCATCAGAGGATTCATTTTATTTGCTAGATTGTtttgaagaggaaaaggGGTATCTTGAAACCAAATTTAAGAACAAGGTTCCGTTAATCACTGAAATTGGAACAGGCTCAGGTATAGTAACCACTTTTATACTACAAAACATAATACATGATGGCATTTACATAGCAACAGATATCAATCCCAATGCGTGCAAGAGTGTGTTAGAAACTGTACGATACAATTGTCCAACGCGAGGCCATCTAGTTGACTCTTCACAAATGGATCTAACTTCATCTATTCGACCAAACACAATTGACATATTGATATTCAATCCTCCATATGTTCCTGCATCAGAAGTACCGGAGGTTCCGGTTACGGATGAAGATACGAGATGGCTAGATTTGGCATTGTTGGGAGGTGAAGATGGAATGGTTATTACATGGAAGGTCTTGAATAATATAGAGCATATATTGAGCTCTGACGGTGTTGCATATATCCTATTTTGCGCTAGAAACAAACCTGATATTGTGGCTGATATAATGAGAGACAGGGGTTGGAAAGTGGATGTTGTAATTAATAAAAAAGCAGGTTGGGAGGTGCTATCTATTTTAAGGTTTGTTAGATTGTGA
- a CDS encoding Msl5 protein (S. cerevisiae homolog MSL5 has branch point binding, has role in nuclear mRNA splicing, via and localizes to commitment complex), translating into MSSRGRSESSPRSRETRWSGNPARSKHFSQVKLETVITGHLTQEQLDAYQQVFRIEEISEILRKSQQQHKSLLDFLPSSYLAPGSSYKRDPSPPPKYDKQGNRINTREQRMRDVLEKERHELVELAASNIKNYIAPSDYRKPAKTFEKLYIPVKDYPDINFVGFLIGPRGRTLKRLQDESGARLQIRGKGSVKEGRSTQTTIEDQSSTGVDSVEDDLHVLITSDSQQKIAKAVKLANEVIEKLVFSPVGQNELKREQLKELAVLNGTLRETKPFDPEAYQRRQQRSFDITKIICKICGKVGHYARDCNQRSHNVGDNGGQGIDSYTPGSNLNQDSSEQAQKRQRTELPLPPWQTVNSHGSNAPAPPPSVTNPGHLPPPPAVPTSGHLPPPPSVPTPNHPPPPPSFKRESHLPPIPNQSSLPGGKPPPPTVQKPTPPPPAPPTGKKPVSTAAAAKPPPPPAPPSRPPPPPPK; encoded by the coding sequence ATGTCCAGCAGAGGTAGATCAGAGTCGAGTCCAAGATCGAGGGAAACTCGATGGTCTGGGAATCCTGCAAGATCAAAACACTTCAGCCAAGTCAAGTTAGAAACTGTCATCACTGGTCATCTTACCCAAGAACAGTTAGATGCTTACCAACAAGTGTTTAGAATCGAAGAGATTTCAGAAATACTAAGAAAATCCCAACAGCAACACAAGCTGTTGCTTGATTTTTTACCATCGTCTTATTTAGCACCGGGAAGTAGTTATAAAAGAGAtccatcaccaccaccaaaataTGACAAACAAGGTAATAGGATCAACACCAGAGAACAACGTATGCGAGACGTATTGGAAAAGGAGAGACACGAATTAGTCGAATTAGCTGCGTcaaacatcaaaaactATATTGCTCCTTCCGATTATCGGAAGCCAGCAAAGACATTCGAGAAATTATACATACCAGTTAAGGACTACCCCGATattaattttgttggattCTTGATAGGTCCCAGAGGTAGAACATTAAAGCGATTACAGGATGAGAGTGGAGCACGACTACAGATACGTGGTAAGGGTTCCGTTAAGGAAGGTAGATCAACGCAAACGACAATCGAAGACCAATCGTCAACTGGTGTAGACTCTGTTGAAGATGACTTGCATGTTTTAATCACTTCTGATTCGCAACAAAAGATTGCCAAAGCTGTAAAATTGGCCAATGAAGTGATTGAGAAGTTGGTATTTTCTCCCGTGGGCCAGAATGAGTTAAAAAGGGAGCagttgaaagaattggCGGTATTGAATGGTACGCTACGAGAAACAAAACCGTTTGATCCAGAAGCTTACCAGAGGAGACAGCAACGGTCATTCGATATTACAAAGATTATCTGTAAGATATGTGGTAAAGTTGGTCATTATGCAAGGGACTGTAATCAGAGATCACATAATGTTGGAGACAATGGCGGACAAGGTATTGACTCTTACACCCCAggttcaaatttgaatcaagatTCCTCAGAACAGGCACagaaaagacaaagaaCTGAGTTACCACTACCACCATGGCAGACAGTCAATTCTCATGGATCCAATGCTCCTGCTCCTCCACCATCAGTTACCAATCCCGGTCATCTCCCTCCACCACCTGCAGTGCCTACTTCTGGTCATCTTCCGCCACCACCATCTGTACCTACCCCTAATCATCCACCACCTCCACCTTCATTCAAGCGCGAATCACATTTACCACCAATTCCTAATCAACTGAGCCTTCCAGGAGGCAAACCACCTCCACCGACTGTGCAAAAGCCAACTCCACCACCTCCAGCTCCACCTACAGGCAAAAAGCCTGTGTCTACAGCTGCAGCCGCAAAGCCGCCTCCACCACCTGCTCCACCATCTCGACCTCCACCACCTCCCCCAAAATGA